The following coding sequences lie in one Apium graveolens cultivar Ventura chromosome 1, ASM990537v1, whole genome shotgun sequence genomic window:
- the LOC141663548 gene encoding hypothetical protein At1g04090-like, whose translation MRRFRSFFSRSSKPLPVESSFNFPNPLPTWPPGDGFASGIIDLGGLQVCQVTTFNKIWSTLEGGPHNLGATFYEPSSIPEGFFMLTSYSQSNNKQLFGWVLVAKDVSSDESENSTKILEKPIDYTLVWTSESKKNKLGDNGYIWLPTPPEGYRSVGHVVTTSSDKPSIDKIRCVRSHFTEESEIDSWIWGLEKEVDPDGLNLYGSKPAHRGPQAVGVPVGTFIVQNSGEAKLLDCLKNVQPNLSVMPNLDQIYALIKCYSPLVYFHPDEEYLPSSLCWFFENGALLYTKGEELNPCPVEHPHGSNLPQGGTNDGVHWLCQPEEESFKKGNLASAESYVNVKPMFGGTFTDIALWVFYPFNGPARVKIGALNLSLGKIGQHEGDWEHVTLRISNFSGELRSVYLSTHAKGMWISASELEYEKGNKPVVYSSLHGHALYPKAGCVLQGSGGIGIRNDTGKSSNVMDTGEKFVIVSGDYLSIIEPPWLNYCREWGSRISYDFAAEVKKVKEKLPHKLRGSFESIVKSLPNEMLGEVGPTGPKMKVSWSGDERV comes from the exons ATGAGAAGATTTCGCAGTTTCTTCAGCAGATCCTCCAAGCCTCTGCCAGTTGAATCCTCCTTCAACTTCCCTAATCCACTTCCCACTTGGCCTCCAG GTGATGGTTTTGCAAGTGGGATCATTGATCTAGGGGGGTTACAAGTGTGTCAAGTTACAACTTTTAATAAAATTTGGTCTACATTAGAAGGTGGTCCTCATAATCTCGGTGCTACATTTTACGAACCTTCTTCGATTCCAGAAGGTTTCTTTATGCTTACAAGTTATAGCCAATCTAACAACAAACAACTGTTTGGATGGGTTCTTGTTGCTAAAGATGTTAGTAGTGATGAATCTGAAAATAGTACTAAGATTTTAGAGAAACCAATTGATTATACACTTGTTTGGACTAGTGAGTCGAAGAAGAATAAGTTAGGGGATAATGGTTATATATGGCTTCCAACCCCACCAGAGGGGTATAGATCAGTTGGCCATGTTGTTACCACTTCATCGGATAAGCCATCCATTGATAAGATCCGTTGTGTGCGGTCTCATTTTACGGAAGAGAGTGAGATTGACTCATGGATTTGGGGTTTAGAGAAGGAGGTTGATCCTGATGGATTGAATTTATATGGTTCGAAACCTGCTCACAGGGGTCCTCAAGCTGTAGGTGTGCCTGTAGGTACATTTATAGTCCAGAATAGTGGGGAGGCGAAGTTGTTGGATTGTTTGAAAAATGTCCAGCCTAATTTATCAGTCATGCCTAATCTAGACCAGATTTATGCCCTCATAAAATGTTACTCTCCATTGGTGTATTTTCATCCTGATGAAGAGTACCTTCCGTCCTCACTTTGTTGGTTTTTCGAGAACGGGGCATTATTGTATACAAAAGGTGAAGAATTGAACCCCTGTCCTGTGGAGCACCCACATGGCTCAAACCTTCCTCAAGGAGGGACGAATGATGGGGTGCACTGGTTATGCCAACCAGAGGAAGAAAGTTTCAAGAAAGGGAATTTGGCTAGTGCAGAGTCTTATGTAAATGTTAAGCCTATGTTTGGGGGAACCTTCACCGATATAGCTTTATGGGTTTTTTACCCTTTCAATGGACCAGCAAGGGTTAAAATTGGGGCTCTTAATCTTTCCTTGGGTAAAATTGGACAACACGAAGGCGACTGGGAACATGTGACATTACGGATAAGTAATTTCAGTGGCGAACTTAGAAGTGTCTACTTATCGACACATGCTAAAGGAATGTGGATTAGTGCTTCCGAACTTGAGTATGAAAAAGGTAACAAGCCCGTAGTCTATTCATCATTGCACGGCCATGCCTTATATCCCAAGGCAGGATGTGTTTTACAAGGAAGTGGAGGAATAGGGATAAGAAATGACACCGGAAAAAGTTCCAACGTAATGGACACTGGAGAGAAGTTTGTGATTGTTTCCGGGGACTACCTGTCGATCATTGAACCGCCATGGTTGAATTATTGTAGAGAATGGGGTTCAAGAATCAGCTATGACTTTGCAGCGGAGGTTAAAAAAGTAAAGGAAAAGTTGCCACATAAGCTGAGAGGTTCATTTGAGAGTATTGTCAAGAGTTTGCCTAATGAAATGCTGGGTGAAGTTGGACCAACGGGGCCAAAAATGAAGGTTAGTTGGAGCGGAGATGAGAGGGTTTGA